A window of the Linepithema humile isolate Giens D197 chromosome 4, Lhum_UNIL_v1.0, whole genome shotgun sequence genome harbors these coding sequences:
- the LOC136999603 gene encoding histone-lysine N-methyltransferase SETMAR-like → MKKLDVWVPHELKEIHLTKRMNVCDQLTKREENDPFLKRMITGDEKWIVYNNVNRKRSWSRRDEAPERQAKADIHQKKVMLSIWWDWKGPVFYELLPKNKTINSDVSCEQLQKLSDAIAQKRPELINRKGVVFHHDNARPHTSLVTRQKLFQLGWDVLPHPPYRPCAIRLPFISLFAKLFEW, encoded by the coding sequence ATGAAGAAACTCGATGTTTGGGTACCGCATGAGTTGAAAGAAATTCATCTGACGAAGCGTATGAACGTCTGCGATCAACTCACCAAACGCGAAGAAAACGATCCGTTCTTGAAGCGTATGATCACGGGCGACGAAAAATGGATTGTCTACAACAATGTGAACCGAAAAAGGAGTTGGAGTAGGCGAGATGAAGCACCGGAAAGGCAAGCAAAGGCGGACATCCACCAAAAGAAGGTGATGCTGTCAATCTGGTGGGATTGGAAGGGACCAGTCTTCTATGAGCTGCTTCCAAAGAATAAAACGATTAATTCCGATGTCTCCTGTGAGCAGCTACAGAAATTAAGTGATGCCATCGCACAGAAACGTCCCGAGCTGATCAATCGTAAGGGTGTGGTGTTTCACCACGACAATGCGAGACCACACACAAGTTTGGTCACTCGGCAAAAATTGTTTCAGCTTGGTTGGGATGTGTTGCCACATCCACCATATAGACCTTGCGCCATCAGACTTCCATTTATTTCGCTCTTTGCAAAACTCTTTGAATGGTAA